GCACTCCCGGCGCTCCCGGCGCTCAAGACTGCCATCAAAGTGATAGGAAAGATTGACATGTTTCTTGATAAACGTCAGCGCCTCCTCAACGGCCGACAACCACTGACCCCGAACTTCATCAGACCCCGCTAACAAAATCGGCCAGACGATTGCCGGTTCGAATTCCGCTAACGGCTTTGAAGTGTTCATCAAAGGTAAAAACCGTCAATTTGTATTGAACTGCTGTTGCAGCAATCCATAAATCATTCGTAGGGATAGGCTTTCCTTTTTGCCGCAATTCTTTGTATATGTGTGCATAATGTTCTGCGGTTTCGTGATCGACTGCGATAATTTTTACACGGGAAGATTGTAAAAACTTTTCCAATTCCCCTCTATTCAATGATTCTCGATTACCTACAGCAAAGCCGGATAACAGTTCGCCGAGAACAGTAGAATTGATTCCAATGAAAGGAGAAGACCTGATAATCTCGACAGATGCCATATCACCCCGCTTGAAGGAAGCATAGGCATTTGTGTCAATGAGAATGTTTTCTACTGCCATAAGCCTTCGTCGACCTGATTGAACTTGTCAATTGTCTGGAGAAATTCATCTGCCTCTTTTTTGCTCCATGTCCCTGCCAGTGAATCAAGGTCATGATACTGCGTCAACTCAATTGAATTTTTGTCTGATTTCATCTGATCGTGAATAAGTTTAACAATCAAATCTTCTAAATTAACATTTAACTGTTTTGCTTTTTGGTTTATCCACTTGATAGAAAGTTCATCATGAATCGTAATTGTTTTTGTCATAAACACCTCACATGTTTTTTAAACCCATGACAAAATAATACCCTCGGCAAACATTTTTAGCAACCCAAATGAGCCCAGTGCTCAGGAGTCAGCCAACTTAAAACTTAACACTTAAAACTCCCAACAACTACAATAACGCAGGCCTGATAATCATATAAAGGGCGTAGCAAAAAACAACCGT
The nucleotide sequence above comes from Desulfotignum phosphitoxidans DSM 13687. Encoded proteins:
- a CDS encoding type II toxin-antitoxin system VapC family toxin; protein product: MAVENILIDTNAYASFKRGDMASVEIIRSSPFIGINSTVLGELLSGFAVGNRESLNRGELEKFLQSSRVKIIAVDHETAEHYAHIYKELRQKGKPIPTNDLWIAATAVQYKLTVFTFDEHFKAVSGIRTGNRLADFVSGV